One segment of Carya illinoinensis cultivar Pawnee chromosome 1, C.illinoinensisPawnee_v1, whole genome shotgun sequence DNA contains the following:
- the LOC122309752 gene encoding aluminum-activated malate transporter 10-like: MVKENEVSEKLEWRINFPDRKSKVLVPESGILDKTWAGLKGLLGRFTSMVLKFLENAWNLGVAEPKKVIHGVKVGLTLFLVSLFYYMKPLYDGLGGNAMWAIMTVVVVFESNVGATLYKCFNRVIGTFLAGSLALGVQWIACKSGESFEPIVIGVSVFFLASAATFSRFIPSVKTHFDYGTMIFILTFSLVSVSGYREDEVFQLGHQRLSTIAIGTSLCIIITIIVYPIWSGTELHLLIFRNLGKLADSLEGCVTEYFEEGKTVPESEKDGSKRILQGYKCVLNSKGTEESMAKLAIWEPGHDRFNFRHPWKQYLKVGAAMRNCAYCVEALNSSVNSKNQAPEHLKKHLRDACMALSSCSSYVLKELALTVENTTKSSKIDFLVGEMNFSVQELQDALKSVPNSVTEPTVLSTLEAPINEANREPKTTIPLIMEFLPLATLVSLLIEIAARIEEIANAVDHLAGLAKFKLAMDEKANQKKPIEEPTSNAQDDEM, from the exons ATGGTGAAGGAAAATGAAGTGTCGGAGAAACTGGAATGGAGGATCAATTTCCCAGACAGGAAATCGAAGGTGTTGGTCCCAGAATCTGGGATTCTGGACAAAACTTGGGCTGGGTTAAAAGGTCTTCTAGGAAGGTTCACCTCgatggttttgaagttcttagAAAATGCTTGGAATTTAGGAGTTGCAGAACCTAAGAAAGTCATCCATGGTGTCAAAGTAGGGTTGACCCTTTTCCTCGTATCACTTTTTTACTATATGAAGCCTTTGTACGACGGTCTTGGAGGAAATGCTATGTGGGCAATTATGACGGTTGTCGTTGTTTTTGAATCGAATGTGG GTGCGACACTCTACAAGTGCTTTAATAGAGTAATAGGGACTTTTCTTGCTGGATCTCTTGCTTTAGGTGTTCAGTGGATTGCATGCAAATCAGGAGAAAGTTTCGAGCCCATAGTTATTGGAgtttcagttttcttcttaG CTTCGGCAGCAACTTTCTCTCGATTTATTCCCTCTGTGAAAACTCATTTTGACTATGGTACCATGATCTTCATCCTCACCTTCAGCTTAGTTTCAGTTTCTGGGTATCGTGAGGATGAAGTGTTTCAGTTGGGACACCAAAGGTTGTCAACTATTGCCATTGGGACCTCTCTTTGCATCATTATCACCATTATCGTCTATCCCATTTGGTCCGGCACTGAGCTCCACCTCTTGATCTTTCGTAACCTAGGAAAACTTGCCGACTCCCTTGAAG GATGTGTAACCGAGTACTTCGAGGAAGGCAAAACTGTGCCAGAAAGTGAGAAAGATGGCAGTAAAAGAATATTGCAAGGCTATAAATGTGTGCTTAATTCCAAGGGAACTGAAGAATCCATG GCCAAGTTGGCAATATGGGAACCTGGGCATGATCGGTTCAACTTCCGACATCCATGGAAACAATACCTTAAGGTTGGAGCCGCAATGCGTAACTGTGCCTATTGTGTCGAGGCTCTCAACAGTTCCGTAAACTCAAAAAATCAG GCACCAGAGCATCTAAAGAAGCATCTCagggatgcatgcatggcattgAGCTCCTGTTCTTCATATGTCCTAAAAGAATTGGCCCTTACAGTAGAAAATACCACCAAATCATCCAAGATAGATTTCTTGGTTGGAGAGATGAACTTTTCTGTACAAGAACTTCAAGACGCATTGAAATCTGTTCCTAATTCTGTCACTGAACCCACAGTGCTGTCAACCCTGGAAGCTCCCATTAATGAAGCCAATAGGGAACCTAAAACAACCATACCACTTATCATGGAGTTTCTTCCATTGGCAACTCTAGTATCTTTGTTGATTGAGATTGCAGCAAGAATCGAAGAAATTGCAAATGCAGTAGACCACTTGGCAGGCCTTGCCAAATTCAAGCTTGCTATGGATGAAAAAGCCAATCAAAAGAAACCCATTGAGGAGCCCACCTCGAATGCACAAGATGATgaaatgtga
- the LOC122311532 gene encoding protein LEAD-SENSITIVE 1-like produces MGLLTHRVERSEIKPGDHIYTYRAIFTYSHHGIFVGGSKVVHFRPERNLNPGVGTSNDSALYDSTLNLPSSCSIFPDCGFRQPNSGVVLSCLDCFLGKGSLYCFEYEVAPSVFLAKLRGGTCTTAASDPPETVIHRAMYLLQNGFGNYDVFQNNCEDFALYCKTGLLIMDKGGVGGSGQASSVIGAPLAAILSSPLKLLMPSPVGVATVTAGMYCMSRYATDIGVRTDVIKVAVEDLAINLGWADHPEDVTDANGANRLIAG; encoded by the exons atgggTCTGCTCACTCACAGAGTGGAGAGAAGTGAGATCAAGCCCGGCGACCACATCTACACATACAGAGCTATCTTCACCTACTCCCAccatg GTATTTTTGTTGGGGGAAGTAAGGTGGTTCACTTTAGACCTGAGAGGAATTTGAATCCAGGCGTTGGGACATCTAATGATTCTGCCTTATATGATTCGACATTGAACCTCCCATCATCGTGTTCTATCTTTCCTGACTGTGGATTCAGGCAACCAAACAGTGGTGTAGTCCTCTCTTGTCTGGATTGTTTCCTTGGAAAAGGATCTCTCTATTGTTTTGAGTATGAGGTAGCCCCATCTGTATTCCTTGCTAAGTTGCGGGGCGGCACATGCACCACTGCAGCATCTGACCCACCGGAAACAGTTATCCATCGAGCTATGTATCTCCTTCAGAATGGATTCGGCAATTATGATGTGTTTCAAAACAACTGCGAGGACTTTGCACTCTATTGCAAAACTGGTCTTCTGATAATGGACAAAGGGGGGGTTGGAGGAAGTGGTCAAGCTTCATCTGTCATTGGTGCCCCATTGGCTGCtattctttcttctcctctgaagtTGCTAATGCCAAGTCCCGTTGGTGTGGCTACAGTTACGGCTGGAATGTACTGTATGAGTAGATATGCGACTGATATTGGGGTTCGAACTGATGTGATCAAGGTGGCAGTGGAGGACTTAGCTATAAACCTGGGTTGGGCAGACCATCCTGAAGATGTAACTGATGCCAATGGGGCTAACCGGCTGATTGCTGGATAG